In the genome of Theropithecus gelada isolate Dixy chromosome 19, Tgel_1.0, whole genome shotgun sequence, the window AGGGGCCCTGGGGTCCCCACTCCCTGTCCATCCCCAGTTGGGGCTGCGACTGCCAGATTCTCCCTTAAGGAATTGACTTCAGCAGGGGTGGGAGGCTCCCAGACCCAGGGCAGTGTGGTGGGAGGGGTGTTCCAAAGAGAAGACCTGGTCAGCAGAGCTGCCCCGTGTTCCCCCAGGTCCTGGAGGCAGACTTGAGGACCGAGTTATTTCTAGTTAGGCCACGCTCCTCTGTTCAGTCGCAAAAGCAAACACTCGTGCGGCCCAGCCATGGGCCCTCTGAGCAACTGTGCAGCACCCTTTCACCCCCAATTAAACCCAGAACCACTGCTCCGCTCTCCTGTGTCTCATTTCTCCCCGGGGAAGCATAGGGAGGACGATGTCGCGAGGAGGGGATCACAGCCAGCCCATCCTGAGTCCCAGCTGCATGTTCTCCCCCAAGACTCCCCCTTGCCCTGGGCCAGCACCCTGAGACCTGCACCCTGAGACCTGCTTCCCTGCCATCTCAGGTACTTCCGGAAGGTTCATGGGTCCAACCCAGCACCTGGCCCAGCACCCACTGCAGCTGCGGTTACCATGACAACAGGGCCCTCCTGGACTGGAGGGGGCTTCTGCGGGGAGGGGGATGGGAGCAGACACGGCTTCTAGTGCTCAATTGAAGGTGCAGCAGAGGGGATCCTGGGGCGGGTGGTGGGGAGATGGGGTCCCCCGCCAGTGTGGGGGCTATGGATGTGGCCTGCCTGACCCCCATCCCCTGTTCAGTCGGGGGCTGTGGGTCTGGTGGAAAAGTGGTTATGCCTGCACGCCCTATTCCCCTTCCACTTGATGGGGACCAGCCCAGATTGTGGGGGTGCCTGGCTGGCAGAGCTTAGGGACCTGAGCAACTAAAGCCTGGCCCCAGGGGACCTCCCCTCCCGCAAGCGCTGAGTTTCTAATAAAGGCCAAGCCTCATAAACAATCACCTGCGCCTGCTCCCATCTGGCTGGCTTCGGGAGCAATCGCTCACTCgcctgctgcctgcctgccagAGCGTTTGTCATTAGGAAGGTTTAATGGGTTTCCTCTCAGCTCCAGAGGGCTGGGGAGAGCCGGCTGCATGGCTACACCGCCAGGCAGAATGTTCTCCCGTCGCCTGGTGGAAGGGGGTTGGGAGTGAGGCAGCCGCGCCACCATTCACACCAGCAGTTGGATGTGGGGTTGGGGAAGTGACCACCCCTCCTGGAACAGTGGAGGCCCTGGTTCTGGAAGGATAGGAAATTAGTGGCTGGGGCCCAGAGGGTTTGCCGAGTTCCACTCCAAGGTGAAGAATGGGTTTTGTGTCCTGTCAGCAGCAGGGCCCAGGGAAGGGTGTGCATCATTCTGTGTGGGAGACGCTGCCCCtcacccgtgtgtgtgtgtgtgtgtgtgtgtgtgtgtatgtgtctgcatTTGCCCAGTAATGTGTGGGGCCATGTGATTGGTTGTCTCTGTGTCCTGTGCATTTCGGGAGTCCCCTGGTCTAGGTGTGACCACCTGCCCCTCCAGGCACCCCCTTCCCTTGTCTGTGCAGTGGCCAAAACCCAAATGAGAATGTCGCTGTTAGGTAACCATGCCTCCAGAGCCCACTTCGGGGCCGTGATTCATTATTAAGCAGCTGTGCATTCCCTTACCTCCCACTCACCCCCTCCTGCCTAGAAACAGGGCATAAATCCCAGGCCTTTAGGATGGTGACAGTGTAGTCTTCCCTAGTGCCACTTTACAGGCACCTCCCAGGCCAGACCTGCCCCAGGGGGTCAATCTCCACATGCCCCTGGCTTCTGTGGCCGTAGGGCAGGGCTGGAGCAGGTCACCTTGGGGTAAACGGGATTACTGCCCCAGGATTGGAGTTGGCTTTGCGGTGCCCATGTCCATGATGAGAGGGGAAATCAGTGAGTTAGCAGTGGACAGCCTAAGacgcacacatatgcacacagatTGATCCTGGCCTGGGAAGTGTTAGTCTGCCTGCCCATCCTTGTTTGTAACAAAAACCACAAACTCAAAAGCTCTGagcctgcgtgtgtgtgtgtgtgtgtgtgtgtgagtgatcTCTCTCTGAGGACCTGGTACAGATGTGATAGACACACCCACACCTAGCCCCAATCGCGGTTTGAGAATGTGGCTCCCCAGCACTCAGTGTATTGTGGACAAAGATTGTGGACCTCAGCATCCTCAATGCTCTACCTTACTTTGGGAGAATCCAGTATCTAAGGGCAATAAACTACCCTGTCCTCTCACTGTGGAGACTCTCTGCCtccaaataaatgtaaattggggtgggagttggggGGATACAGATGTTCTAGGTGTCCCGGCTTTGTgctgcttttcatttcattttttcagcCAGTACAGAGTAAGGTGCCTCTCCATGTGCTAATCCGGGAATGAATCCTTTTTCCAATGTCAAACATATTTGCTTAAATGGAAATTAATTGCTTTTCTTGAGGATTTCTCTAAAAATTGGTTTTAAATGAGTACATTAGGCAGTCCCATTTATTATTCATTGGTTTCATTCCCAATATGGCCCCAGTATCCGAGTTCCCGGAGATGCCAGCGCGGAGCGGAGATGATTTAATCAGGGAAACcattaattaaaaaatcattaattagAGATGGGGAGAGCCTCCCCAGGGGAGTGGGGAGCACCCACTCTGTGGCCTCAGCGGGGTGGGGGTCCGGGCCACTGGGGCTCTTTAAATGATGTTTCTGCTCTGGATTCAATAGGGACCAACCACTGGGGTCAACATGGGGCAGGATCACCTGGGCAGCTTCCCCTACCTTCATTCTTGGCCCCTCAGCCCCAAGGGTGACGCTCCTCACCGTTCTTGTACCCCTTCCAGCTAGCCTGGCTGCACCCCTTAGGTCCACCTCACACAGGCCTTCAGACAGGCCTGGCTCGTATAAAGCCTTCATCTGGTTCTTCCCCGTCTGTGacttcccctcccctgcctttAGCCAGATCTCTAAGGCTGCTGAAGACTTagcttctccttttttatttttaaaattgagacaaggtctcactctgtggccccgctgcaatgcagtggcgctCATGGTTCAtggcaacctcgaactcctggattcaagagatcctcccacctcagcctcccgagtagctgggactgtaggcgcacaccaccacgcctggctagttttctcaattttttttagagatgcgGTCTTgttaggttgcccaggctggtcttgaactcctgggctcaagcgatccttccacctcagtttcccaaagtgctgggattacaggcatgagctgctgtatCCGGCCTTCTCATAGTTCAGTCCCTTCCTGTCTCCCTCATACTCTTCTTTCCTGCCTCCAAAACATcttgtcttttcctcttcttcccctccaaGAGTTCTGGTTCCCCATCAAGGGCTATCCCTGCCCAATCCCTCTTCCAGGCAAACAGGCTCCATGTGTGCGGGGTGAGTGTGTTCAGCTGAAGGCACCTGAGTGCCCCTTTAGgctgtttttagctttttttgtGATTAGCTAACTCGGCACAAATGTGACTCGTTTAAAAACGATTTTTGAAATTacaaagcaacaagagaaaaacgaaaaaggaaaaattcagcTGGGCCCTACTCTTTCATATCCTGCTTGTCAGAAGCCAGCTCGATTGTTaaaaacccatttaaaaaattgccggactggccgggctcagtggctcacgcctgtaatcccagcactttgggaggccgaggggggcagatcacttgagcccaggagttcaagatcaccctggacaacatgtcgaaacccccatctctactaaaaatacaaaaattagcctggcgtggtggtgtgtgcctgtaatcccagctactcgggaggctgaggcacgcgaatcgtttgaacccgggaggcggaggttgcagtgtgctgagatcatgccactgcacaccagcctgggtgacagagcaagactgtctcaaaaaaaaattttttttgggccaggcgcggtggctcaagcctgtaatcccagcactttgggaggccgagacgggcggatcacgaggtcaggagatcgagaccatcctggctaacccggtgaaaccccgtctctactaaaaaatacaaaaaactagccgggcgaggtggcgggcgcctgtagtcccagctactcgggaggctgaggcaggagaatggcgtgaacccgggaggcggagcttgcagtgagctgagatccggccactgcactccagcctgggccacagagcgagactccgcctcaaaaaaaaaaaaaaaaaaaatttttttccagacCACTTGGTAATGCATCAAGAGTGATCAGAGAGTGGCAATCCAGTGACGGGAGAATACTCATTTGAGACCAGTTTTCATTGTTGTGCTAGAATTCTCGGTTGTTTTGATCAAACTGCTTTTAAATGAATTGCTTTCGATCAAAACAACTTGGGATTGGGTCTCCTCACCCATCTCTCCAAAGGGCTGGCCCTGGGGAACCCCTTCCCCCCAGTTTGCTTAAGCTCAAGTCATGGAATAAGGGGATCCTCACTGGAGATGGGTCTCCAGGCTTGGACTTGGGGGCCACCTCCACCTCTGCCCCTGTTGGACACACAGAGTCATCAAAGCATCAAATGTCAAAGGTCCCGTTTATTCCGGCAAACCGGAAAGAAAAAgtgtaaataaaaaaagaaacagatccATGCACTCAactcctgggggtgggggtgggagtgagggaTGAGGAATGGGTGGGAAGCAAGGAGGGAGGGGTGGAAggacagagagagtgagagagacagagagaggcagagacagggaaAGAACTGGAGAACCagagccataaaaagaaaaagacatccataaaaaggcagaaagaaagaagtgtatTAAAAGCAGGGATCAATAAAGGAGAAGAGGGGAAATTGAGAAAATAGACAGAAATACACAGGCAGAGAACAAAAGCCCAGCAAAAAGGTGGGGAGAAAGGGcatgacagagacagagagatcacCCTTGAGGGACACAGGCAGAATGAAAAGGGCCCCCAGCCCCCGGAGGCCCCCCAGgcagcagcctgagccacagcaTTGGCTCAGGGGTCCCCAGAGGTGCTGATGACGTGAAACAGGGTGACATTGTAGAGCACCTGGTGGCCGTTGTTCCAGGTATAGAGGGCGCGCTCCCGGGGGTTGTAATCCAGCATCGAGATGTGGGAATACTGGTTGTGGAAGGGCACGTCCGTGTACTCGTAACTGGACGTGTTGGTGAAATAGGCAAAGTAGACCTTGGCCCCAGCCAGGTGGGAGTTGGTCACGTAGAGCACACCGCAGATCATGAAGGCCTCGCCGGCGCTGCGCTTGGGGTAGCCGGTGTCCCAGGACCGCATGACCTCGAGGGTGTGTGGGTCCAGCCGGCTGACCACGATGTTGCCCGCGTTCTGGTTGGTGGTGTACACAGCCCAGAGCCCGCTCTCGTCCACCATGAAGTCCATGTCGGAGAAACCGCCCCAGGAGTAGGGGAAGGTGTTGTTGTAACCGGCGCCCGGGAGGCTCCTCTGCACCAGCACGGAGCGCGAGCGGAAGTGGTATTTGACCACCACGTTGCTCTGGTACTTGTTATAGAACAGGGAGCCGTTGTACACCACGTGGCCCGTGCCCGCCCACGGCTGGGGTAGCAGGTGCTGGATAAAGTTCTGGCCTTTGATGAAGTCTCCCAGGGTACGGAACTCCAGGACCCGGCGGCCCTTGTAATAGCCATCCATGTACCAGACCTACGGGAACAGCCGCTGGTCACTGGGCTGTTCACTGGTGGGGGGGGACCACCACCAATGACCCAAGGGTCCCAGCACCAGTTACAGCCATTAGAGATCAACGGTCACTAAGTGGTCATTAGTCATGGGAATTCTGTTGACCGTTCATTACCAATTATGGCCCTAGTGTGACCATGATCGTCTCGTGGTGACAGCATTAACCATGGGCAGTGAATTCAAGTGATGTCTTATGACTCAGTGGCTGTCCAGTGACCACTAACCACCCAATATCCAATGACCAGGGAATTCCTGGGCCCAGTGAGTCCCCAGGGGCTGCAGTTTCTTGGGGAACTGCATGGCCCCCGTGGGACCACGATCCCAGTGAGTGctattggtcttttttttttgagatggagtctctctctgtcgcccaggctggagtgcagtggcgtgatctcagctcactgcaacctcccgggttcaagcgattctcctgcctcagcctcccgagtagctgggattacaggtgcgtatcaccatgcccagctaatttttgcatttttagtagagatggggtttcgcaatgttggtcaggctggtctcaaactcccgtcCTTGTGATCcactgtctcggcctcccaaagtgctgggattacaggtatgagccaccatgcctggcctttttttttcttttgaaacaaggtctcaccattcttcccaggctggagtgcaggggcacaatcacagctcactgcagc includes:
- the OLFM2 gene encoding noelin-2 isoform X3, translated to MEVLELRTYRDLQYVRGMETLMRSLDARLRAADGSLSAKSFQELKDRMTELLPLSSVLEQYKADTRTIVRLREEVRNLSGSLATIQEEMGAYGYEDLQQRVMALEARLHACAQKLGCGKLTGVSNPITVRAMGSRFGSWMTDTMAPSADSRVWYMDGYYKGRRVLEFRTLGDFIKGQNFIQHLLPQPWAGTGHVVYNGSLFYNKYQSNVVVKYHFRSRSVLVQRSLPGAGYNNTFPYSWGGFSDMDFMVDESGLWAVYTTNQNAGNIVVSRLDPHTLEVMRSWDTGYPKRSAGEAFMICGVLYVTNSHLAGAKVYFAYFTNTSSYEYTDVPFHNQYSHISMLDYNPRERALYTWNNGHQVLYNVTLFHVISTSGDP